One Siniperca chuatsi isolate FFG_IHB_CAS linkage group LG5, ASM2008510v1, whole genome shotgun sequence DNA window includes the following coding sequences:
- the prxl2c gene encoding peroxiredoxin-like 2C, with translation MAEVVSPITRQVTRENRDNGTASVDIRLEDVEDCLIYDRHGVSIPFKKLYQDRKSVIIFVRNFLCYSCKEYVDDLSKIPREALQDADIRLVVIGQSAHHHIEPFCSLTGFPHEIYVDPERCIYQKLGMKREEKFTDSALPSPHVKSGIFMGQMKSIWRAMTSPAFDFQGDLHQQGGAIIAGPGSQVHFSHFDMNHLDHMPINWLLQLAGAQQTLDFSNKPKIIHV, from the exons ATGGCTGAAGTAGTTTCACCAATAACTCGACAAGTAACGAGAGAAAATCGCGACAATGGGACCGCTTCTGTCGATATTCGTCTTGAAGACGTCGAAGATTGTTTAATTTACGACCGGCATGGAGTCTCTATTCCGTTCAAGAAATTATATCAAGACAGGAAATCGGTCATAATTTTCGTGCGG AATTTCTTGTGCTACAGCTGTAAAGAATACGTGGATGATTTGAGCAAAATACCTAGAGAAGCACTGCAG GATGCTGACATTAGACTGGTTGTGATTGGTCAGTCTGCTCATCATCATATAGAG CCATTCTGCTCACTGACGGGGTTTCCTCATGAAATATATGTGGACCCGGAGAGGTGCATTTATCAAAAGCTTGggatgaagagagaggagaaatttACAGACTCAG CCCTCCCTAGTCCCCATGTGAAGTCTGGTATCTTTATGGGACAAATGAAGAGTATATGGAGAGCCATGACTAGCCCTGCATTTGACTTCCAGGGTGACCTACATCAGCAAGGTGGAGCCATCATTGCAGGACCAG GCTCTCAAGTTCATTTTTCCCATTTTGACATGAACCACCTGGACCACATGCCCATTAACTGGCTCCTGCAGCTCGCCGGAGCTCAACAGACTCTGGACTTCAGCAATAAGCCAAAGATCATCCATGTGTAG